The region ACCTTGCACCTTGCAGCCTGCACCTTGCAGCCTGCACCTTGCAGCCTGCTTGCTTGCTTTGTATCGTTGCTCCACTGGCGTCAAGCCGGCCCGTGTGTTCCGGGCGACCTCTCCGCATCTGCGGGCAGATCGGGCGAGCGCCGCGTGACCCCGCACCGTAAAACATGGTAGTGAGTTTCGGTCCAAGCTGGGCACGGCGCTACCACGGCTTGCCTGCCCGGCCCGCTCTGCCTGGCGTGGTGTTTCTGGCGGGCCAGCGTGGCCTCTCTGCATGGGCTCTCTGCATGGGCTCTGTGTAGACTCCAGACGGCAAAAACACTCTGCACTCTAAACACAGGCCACAGCGCAAACCGTAGAGAGCGTCCAAGGCACAATACAGTGTATAAAAGACGCAGCTTGCCCATCATATCCCGCCGCACTGTCCCACTGTCCCACTGTCCCACGCCAACACTCTCTCTCTAGCACAACCAGCCCAGTAGAAATTCTTCCGCTACAGCACCCCACATATCCTATATTATAACAACATAGCTTCCCCGTATGTCCGACCATCTCAGTCTAAGACAGATCTTGACCGGGTCCCAGTACTCGTCGCAGCACGTGTCTGCGCCGCAGTCGCGTGCTGGCTCCCATCCAGCAAGCATTGCAGAATCTTCAACAAGTTCTGTGTCGTCGCTTCCACGTGATATGGAGCAAGGCGCGCCTTCCTTTGCTGGAGCACAATCTTTCACAGGCCGCTCTTCCCATCGTGCAAGCTCTATTTATCGCCGTGGTCAAACGCAATACATCACTTCTCCATATGATTTGGCCACGATTGCCGGGTCTATCACTGCACCGGGCGTACAGCAGTACCAAGCTCCCATTCAAGAGATCATCCCCAATACACAAGATGCAGTGTATTCGCAATACGAACGTGTTTCCGTAGCTCCACCTACAACACGTCTCTCTAAAAAACTTTCGCTTCTAACGGGCCATGTTCCCGAAGAGTACGAAATGGACGATCAAATGCATCATTATCAAGCCTCCACAACAACCGGTGGCGGTGCCTCGCGTGCCGCCCCGACTATTGGTCAACAGATATACACTGAATTGGATTTGGGCGGCGACGCCTTCGAACCAATCCCCATGATGGTCAAAACCAAGACTTTGCATCAAAACCCTCAAACACCAACAGTGCTACCTTCCACATACCGCCCTATCAACCGTTGGGCCATGATCCGTCACACTTATTTGCGTGAATTCTTGGCAGAGTTTCTAGGGACcatgatgatgatggtCTTCGGTGATGGGATTTGTTGTCAAGTCAACCTGGGTGCGCAAATTCAGAAAAACCAATATGAAAACCAATTGATCACCCTTCAACAGGCAGGTGTCATCGACAGTAACACTGTCCAATTATGGAAGACTCTTGAAAAAATCGCTGCACCATCATCTGCCGGTACCGCCACAAACATCCCTCTGGGTTGGGCCTGTGGTGTCATTTCTGCATACTTCAGTGCCGGTGGTAGTTCCATCTCCGGTGCTCATTTGAACCCTGCAATCACTCTTGTAAGTGCTGTGTTCCGTGGATTCCCCTTCCGTAAAATTCCCATCTATTTCATCGGCCAATTCCTCGGAGCCTTTATAGGCGCCTACGTCGTTTACGCTTACCACAAGAGAGTCATCCAAGAGGCTTACCCTGACGATTGGTGGAAGAATCAAAGTGTTAtgtctaatttttttgtgtTCCCACAGAGTTTCCTTAGTGTGCCTCGTCAATTCGTCTCCGAGTTCATGTCCACTGCTATTCTATTAATCGGTAATTTCGCCATGTCGGATCCTTACACCTGTTTGTCCACCGAATTATTCCCCGTCACTCTTTTCTTGCATATTTTGGTTGTCAATATGTCCCTTTCATACCAGACCGGGTGTGCAATGAATCTGGTCAGAGACTTGGGGCCCCGTCTTGCTCTATATACAATGGGGTTCGAACGTCATATGATTTGGGTGCAACACCATCATTTCTTTTGGGTCCCCATCGTCGCTCCCTTCTTTGGTGCCTTGATGGGTGGTCTTATCTATGACGTTTGTGTTTATCAAGGTCAAGAATCCCCGGTGAATTGGCCATTGGCGGTTTACAAAGAATGGTGCTTACGTGTTTGGCACAAGAGACCAGGCTACAAGACACGTCTCCGTCAACGTCAAGTGAGTAGTTTCAGCGGTATGAGTAGTTTTGTACGTGACGACGATCTGGACCACCACCCAGATTTCGATGGCAATATGGAGGAAGCCACACCTCTTGCACAACCACCAATGCCTCAGAACGTCTCTGCAACTTCAACTGACCCATCCCAAATCCATCCAACTCAAAAACATGTCCAATTTGAAAACGTTGGCGCAAGTAGGTACAGTTGGGAAAGTGAAGGAGCTACCATGGATAGTGACTCGATGTTGGAGACCCCAAGTGTATTGGACTCCATCAAAGATGGCGACGCTACAAGCAGCAGTGGTATGCCCACTCTAAAGGAATCTTCATCAACACATTCTTCTACATAACCTGGAGctaccaccaccaccaccactCCATACCCGTTCCCATCATCGCTTGCATTCATTCACAGCTCGTTGTATATATAAGTTGTATTGTATTTTAGGATACGTAATCTACATAAtcattctttaattaaatcattcaaTTCTTGGAGTAAGGAATCCATATCCCCACTCACATCGACCTCCTCTCCACTAAACTCATTAGCAATCCCTTCAACAACACGTATCCCATCTTGGACTTCTTTTTGCAATTGCGCCAGCTCATAACCCATTGTGTCACGCTTGACTCGTAACCCAGCCGCTCGTTCTTCTAATTGTCGTAGCACGTTCTGCTTCTCCTCATACATTCGACTCTCTACACGATCAGTTATACCACTCTCACAAAACCCACTACTCTCACCTTCCCTTGATTTGGCTTTCTCAAGTAACTCATCCAATTCATCAAGTTTGTTACGTATTCCTCTCTCCTCCATCAATTGTGCAAATTGTTCAAAACATCGATCATTCCAATACTCAACTGCTTGCCCGACTCCATGATCCAACTGCCTTTGGCCCTCCGCACTTTCACCATACTTGCCAAAACATCCAACAACACTCCGTTCCATATCACCACGACATCGTGAAACGGCCATGTTATAAGTCTCTTCTAACCGTCGGTATCGTATATGCTTATCCATGCCGCTTTGCTATTCCACTTCACTTTACGCTTCTCTACTCTACTCTATTCGAATCCGATCAGATCCGATCACGAAATCTTTTTATCGTGTTTCTCGTCACACCTTACAATTTACCCGGCTCTCCactgtttttttcttaacaACGTAAACCTAAACTAAAATAAACTTTAAGGCACACTTCCCGGAATGATACTATCAACGGTATATCAATTCATTCTTGTTTAATCCCGTAGATTTGACACGtctaaaaaataaaaattacacACATATAAAACTTTATTTGCCTGATTGTTCCTACGAAATTCTACTATGTGCTTAGAATATACCCCGCCCCCACCCCGCGTTATTTCCATTTGAAcgagttttttttatgggaatgagaaattttaaaaatgaaaaaaaaagaaacagaaAATTCCAAGAAATTTCACGTAATTTGATATACGTTTACTCTTGGAGATTCCTTATGATCTAATCCGCATTCTGGCATTTATAAAAAGCCATATAAACTCATTCCCCATTACTCTATCGCTTTTCCCTTGCCCCTTGTCCCCCTCCCCCAGCAATGGATCAAAACGATATCCAACATTCCACTCGCTCCTCCATTCATGACGAGAAATCTCATCATAACGATGATGATTCCTTCGATTATGAAATGCAGGAATATTCTCCAATTCCCATGGTCTCCACTATCCAACCCACTACAACCTATATCCCACAATACTCGGTAGACTCTAACTCCGCCAAACCTGCATTCCCCATCCAAGAAGTCATCCCAAACTCTCATGAAGCTTTGACAATGGATATAAACTCATCCTCTGGAATGCAATTAAACCCTTCCAAGAATCTACGTGCAAGAACTTCTCAAGCTAAACATACCACTTCTTCCTCTATCCATTCAAATTCTCAATATTCATTAGATAATGATATAGATTCCAAAAATGATGATGTCTCTCAATCAGTCAATAGATTATCACAATCTCAAGTTGATTCTGCTCAAATGACAAATGCAAACTCTCAGGGGATCCCTATGATGGTGAAACCCAAAACTTTATATCAAAATCCTCAAACTCCAACTGTGCTTCCCTCCACATATCATCCGATTAGCAAATGGTCTACAGTCAAACATACATATTTAAAGGAATTCCTTGCCGAATTCATGGGTACTATGGTAATGATTATCTTTGGTGATTCTGTTTGTTGTCAAGTTAATTTGGCATCAAAGATTCAACAAAATACTTATGTACAAAgtcttttgaaattaaaatctaaAGGTGTTGCCACTGAAGATTTGGTAGACACAATGGAAACTCTTGAAACTTTAGTCTCCTCCACTTCAGGTGGTACTTTTGATGATATCGCTATGGGTTGGGGTGCTGCCGTTGTGATGGGTTATTTCTGTGCTGGTGGTAGTGCAATCTCAGGGGCTCATTTAAACCCTTCCATTACAATTGcaaatttcttcttcagagGGTTCCCCAAGAAGAAAATCccttattatttgattggTCAAATGCTTGGTGCTTTCATTGCAGCTTATATCacttttatttatcataaaaaaattatcttaCAAGCGTACCCTGATGATTGGTGGAAAAATGAAAGTGTAGCCAATTTATTCTTTGTCTTCCCCAAGGAATATTTGTCACCTGCAAGACAATTCATTGGTGAATTTGTTTGTACCGCAATGTTACAAGCAGGTATGTTTGCTCTAACTGATCCTTATACTTGTTTATCTTCAGATGTGTTCCCCTTGATGTTATTCATCTTAATATTTATGATTAATGCCTCTATGGGGTACCAAACTGGTTGTGCCATGAATATGGCAAGAGATTTGGGTCCTCGTTTAGCTATGTACACTTTAGGATTTGATAGAAAAGTCATTTGGATTAACCATCATCATTTCTTTTGGATCCCCATGGTTGCACCATTCTTGGGTTCTTTAACTGGTGCTCTAGTATATGATGTTTGTATCTATCAAGGTCATGAATCTCCTGTCAATTGGCCATTCACTCTatacaaagaaaaattggtAAGATCATGGCACAGAAGACCAGGTTGGAAAAAGAGAAGTAGAAAGAGAGCTACTTCTGATTTAAGTGAATTCTCTTATGCTActgatgatattgataattcttCGGATTATGGGTTACAACCAACAAGTTCAATGAAAAAGACTACTACAACTTCCACTGCTTCAGATTTAGAGGATGAAATTAGACATCCTTCAGTACAATTCAAATCAGTACAAAAGGATGCTAAAAGATTATACGGTGGGATCCCAACcattttggaaaatgaGGATAGTTTAGAAACTGCTTCTTTCAGTAATACATCAGGTTCATTGGTTTTCTCAGATAAACAACTTCAATAATTGTTTCCTCActgtttatttttattattattatttcgtACACTATTATATTTCgctatttttttccccCTCTATCATTCAATTATtgctcttttttttttctcattcAACAAGGTTTAGCATTAGGCATATATGTATaactatatatatgtatcaagactttatttttctgtatattcaaattcgtagttcaaaatttaaataaaacatgtataaaaaaaattataaattataaattataaactGAAGattcttttcaaatatatattcagCCATCGTTCTAAATAGTTTTCCGTCACTTTACCACCAATGATATCACCCGTATCACATGGATGGATATTATACCAAactgatgatgaagaagtcATGTCATTATCCAATTGAAACAAATCTAATCCAATTCGGAATTCATCAAGTGTTTCAGGGAAAATCAGTTTctcaatttcattatcaatgTGAATAGTCTTCATTGTACATCCAAACTCAGAATCAACCTCCACTTTCCATATTcgaaataataataatggttcttgatatatttgtgaataaattacattaaattctaatgaatttaattgatcatTCTTGGAAACTAAATGCACTGGAACATCAGTAATGATATGAATTCTTGTTTGTGTAATTTGTATACTTTGAcataatgataattcttGGAGATAattgtttgtatttatttgaattaattgtgattcaaattcttctagAGATATCATAAATTAGATGTGAaatgttcaaaatatcttaCAATTGTTTATGTTTATGtctaaatttttagaaacaaattttttaaaaatatcaaaaaagaaaaaatcaaaaaattaatattttacatgTGATTTCTTCAAATCATATAAACtaagatataataatttgatatagGAGAAGAATATTGAATTGGATATATAACTGTGTACATAATTGAGTATGTAACAAGTGACTATACATATAAATAAAGAGtagaataaatatagaggaataaataaagagtagaataaataaatatgagaataaataaataaggggaataaataatttgaagtCCTCAATTGTTGAAGTAATTTACTTACAAGAAGAAATGATGGGGAAAATAATGTAAATTAACATCAGAAACCagatagaaaaaaaaagaaaataaaaataaatgataaatcatcatcatttatGAGAAATATTGAGAACAAATTAATGGATCACACTAAAGGCAAGTTAGTTTAATTAAAGGCTAAGGAAGATTTGATGTGAGCAATTGCTTTACCTGGGTTCAATCCCTTTGGACAAGTTCTGGTACAATTCATAATAGTATGACATCTATATAGAGACATCGAATTGTTCAACATAGTCTTACGCATATCGTTAGCAGTATCTCTAGAATCAGCTAACCAACGATAAGCTTGCATCAAAACTGCAGGCCCCaaatattcttcattattccACCAATATGAAGGACAAGAGGTGGAACAACAAGCACATAAAATACATTCATATAACCCATCTAATTTCTTTCTATCTTCAATACTTTGTAAAATTTCCTTACCATCTTCAGGGAATTTATCACGGTGTAAATAAGGTTTAATAGATTTATATTGCTTGTAGAAATTGGTTAAATCTGGTACCAAATCTTTAACAATGTACATGTGAGGTAATGGGTAGATCTTCAATTGCTTTGACTCATTTTGATCAATCTTACATAAACATGCTAAGGTATTTCTACCACCAATATTCATGGCACAGGAACCACAAATACCTTCTCTACATGATCTTCTAAAGGTCAAAGTAGGATCTtgttcatttttaatttttaacaaCGCATCCAAAACCATAGGGCCACACTCATTTAAATCAACTTTAAATTCTTGCAAAAATGGTTTTTCAGAAGGAGTATCTGGATTCCAACgataaattttaaaggtCTTAAATCTTGGGCTTGCAGAACCAGCTGCCGTAGCCAAACCTCTTGTTGAAGCTCCAGTTACTATAGTATTGTAATTAACTGACTTGTAAGCCAATTTGCATGCACTCAAAGCTTGTTTAGTCCACATGATgtttgtaatattatttctaaatgATGGAGATTATTATATACAATTAGTTTCTTAacttacaaaaaaaaaggatttctaagcaaaaaaatatcaaaaaaacaacaattaataacagattatttttcaacgaaaaaaaataactaataaatccgaaaaattttcttttgtagATTTATTATGAGTATATCTCTACTATACtttgttttttctaataGCCAATCTATTAGTTCTGATCATTGTTTAAGTTGCGTCCTTTATATGAGCTAATGACCTGAATCCCTTAATTTGCCGGTTCGGaattcaaacaaaaaaaaataagtcAGGCGGAGAATCTAATCACGCGCCACAAATTTCAGTGtcagtaaataaatatataaatataagtCTATTAACTGGTTCAATCCACTtcgataaaaaaaaatcaatacGGTATTAAGCTATTTATGTTTTATAATGTTcatgaattatttataagtatataattattagttattaatttaaactTCACCATTTTGATGGagattaaaatttgttaaGGCATTTTGGGCCTTCTTATAGACGATTTTGCATTTATTAACATCGTCAAACTGTAATTTCATGGGGTCGTCTTGTTTTAGATTAattgttaaaaattctttggAAGGAGCTATTTTTGTTACATTTTTATATGAGACTTTCCATAGAATGGTTTCCTTTGGGAGCTGAATTCCTAAGATATGTATATCAGATACCAGCACAACTTGATCTCCACCAGTCTGAACATGGCCTAAATATGTATCCTTAATAAATTTCCCATGTCCTACTGTCTTTAACCAACTTTGCCCCTGTGCATCAGTTGGATCATAATCTTTAATCACACCATCTGGCCCGATTAATCTAGGTAGTCTTACTCTATGAACACCAGAATCATCAAACACAGATGAAGATCCAAaacttgaatttttaaaatcgGAACCAATGTGATGTAGCTCATGACTAACCGAGTGTGTTATATCAATAAGACTTTTT is a window of Henningerozyma blattae CBS 6284 chromosome 5, complete genome DNA encoding:
- the NNF1 gene encoding MIND complex subunit NNF1 (similar to Saccharomyces cerevisiae NNF1 (YJR112W); ancestral locus Anc_7.489) → MDKHIRYRRLEETYNMAVSRCRGDMERSVVGCFGKYGESAEGQRQLDHGVGQAVEYWNDRCFEQFAQLMEERGIRNKLDELDELLEKAKSREGESSGFCESGITDRVESRMYEEKQNVLRQLEERAAGLRVKRDTMGYELAQLQKEVQDGIRVVEGIANEFSGEEVDVSGDMDSLLQELNDLIKE
- the TBLA0E01360 gene encoding MIP/aquaporin family protein (similar to Saccharomyces cerevisiae FPS1 (YLL043W); ancestral locus Anc_4.10); translation: MSDHLSLRQILTGSQYSSQHVSAPQSRAGSHPASIAESSTSSVSSLPRDMEQGAPSFAGAQSFTGRSSHRASSIYRRGQTQYITSPYDLATIAGSITAPGVQQYQAPIQEIIPNTQDAVYSQYERVSVAPPTTRLSKKLSLLTGHVPEEYEMDDQMHHYQASTTTGGGASRAAPTIGQQIYTELDLGGDAFEPIPMMVKTKTLHQNPQTPTVLPSTYRPINRWAMIRHTYLREFLAEFLGTMMMMVFGDGICCQVNLGAQIQKNQYENQLITLQQAGVIDSNTVQLWKTLEKIAAPSSAGTATNIPLGWACGVISAYFSAGGSSISGAHLNPAITLVSAVFRGFPFRKIPIYFIGQFLGAFIGAYVVYAYHKRVIQEAYPDDWWKNQSVMSNFFVFPQSFLSVPRQFVSEFMSTAILLIGNFAMSDPYTCLSTELFPVTLFLHILVVNMSLSYQTGCAMNLVRDLGPRLALYTMGFERHMIWVQHHHFFWVPIVAPFFGALMGGLIYDVCVYQGQESPVNWPLAVYKEWCLRVWHKRPGYKTRLRQRQVSSFSGMSSFVRDDDLDHHPDFDGNMEEATPLAQPPMPQNVSATSTDPSQIHPTQKHVQFENVGASRYSWESEGATMDSDSMLETPSVLDSIKDGDATSSSGMPTLKESSSTHSST
- the SDH2 gene encoding succinate dehydrogenase iron-sulfur protein subunit SDH2 (similar to Saccharomyces cerevisiae SDH2 (YLL041C); ancestral locus Anc_4.13), whose protein sequence is MWTKQALSACKLAYKSVNYNTIVTGASTRGLATAAGSASPRFKTFKIYRWNPDTPSEKPFLQEFKVDLNECGPMVLDALLKIKNEQDPTLTFRRSCREGICGSCAMNIGGRNTLACLCKIDQNESKQLKIYPLPHMYIVKDLVPDLTNFYKQYKSIKPYLHRDKFPEDGKEILQSIEDRKKLDGLYECILCACCSTSCPSYWWNNEEYLGPAVLMQAYRWLADSRDTANDMRKTMLNNSMSLYRCHTIMNCTRTCPKGLNPGKAIAHIKSSLAFN
- the ATG10 gene encoding E2-like conjugating enzyme (similar to Saccharomyces cerevisiae ATG10 (YLL042C); ancestral locus Anc_4.12); amino-acid sequence: MISLEEFESQLIQINTNNYLQELSLCQSIQITQTRIHIITDVPVHLVSKNDQLNSLEFNVIYSQIYQEPLLLFRIWKVEVDSEFGCTMKTIHIDNEIEKLIFPETLDEFRIGLDLFQLDNDMTSSSSVWYNIHPCDTGDIIGGKVTENYLERWLNIYLKRIFSL
- the TBLA0E01380 gene encoding MIP/aquaporin family protein → MDQNDIQHSTRSSIHDEKSHHNDDDSFDYEMQEYSPIPMVSTIQPTTTYIPQYSVDSNSAKPAFPIQEVIPNSHEALTMDINSSSGMQLNPSKNLRARTSQAKHTTSSSIHSNSQYSLDNDIDSKNDDVSQSVNRLSQSQVDSAQMTNANSQGIPMMVKPKTLYQNPQTPTVLPSTYHPISKWSTVKHTYLKEFLAEFMGTMVMIIFGDSVCCQVNLASKIQQNTYVQSLLKLKSKGVATEDLVDTMETLETLVSSTSGGTFDDIAMGWGAAVVMGYFCAGGSAISGAHLNPSITIANFFFRGFPKKKIPYYLIGQMLGAFIAAYITFIYHKKIILQAYPDDWWKNESVANLFFVFPKEYLSPARQFIGEFVCTAMLQAGMFALTDPYTCLSSDVFPLMLFILIFMINASMGYQTGCAMNMARDLGPRLAMYTLGFDRKVIWINHHHFFWIPMVAPFLGSLTGALVYDVCIYQGHESPVNWPFTLYKEKLVRSWHRRPGWKKRSRKRATSDLSEFSYATDDIDNSSDYGLQPTSSMKKTTTTSTASDLEDEIRHPSVQFKSVQKDAKRLYGGIPTILENEDSLETASFSNTSGSLVFSDKQLQ